A genomic window from Planctomycetaceae bacterium includes:
- a CDS encoding FadR family transcriptional regulator produces the protein MDKELLGIKVVRKVIQLVSTGVFKRGRKLPAERVLCEKLGVSRGTLRQGLADLQSLGVIRIVPRSGIYIRKYSEKKLPPKVLPPNFKDVSLNDIINARKIIEIPSLKLACENATREEVGVLDGIISKMTKTVDDLPDFLINDMNFHKAIVAMSKNLVLVTAFEAISEYLKYSQVYSSIHEGEEEKALNFHKKIFDAIRKKDARQGVKILGQHLDEILETSKL, from the coding sequence ATGGATAAAGAATTACTTGGGATAAAAGTTGTAAGAAAAGTAATCCAGCTTGTTTCTACGGGAGTCTTCAAGCGAGGGCGGAAACTCCCCGCAGAAAGAGTCCTTTGTGAAAAACTGGGCGTAAGCAGGGGGACGTTAAGACAGGGGCTGGCGGATTTGCAGAGTCTTGGGGTAATCAGGATTGTGCCAAGAAGCGGTATCTATATAAGAAAATATTCAGAGAAAAAACTGCCGCCCAAAGTTCTGCCGCCGAATTTCAAGGATGTGAGTCTGAATGATATTATAAATGCAAGAAAAATTATTGAGATACCATCGCTTAAACTTGCCTGCGAAAATGCGACAAGAGAGGAAGTAGGCGTTTTGGACGGTATTATTAGCAAGATGACAAAAACGGTCGATGATTTGCCTGATTTTCTAATAAACGATATGAATTTCCACAAGGCGATTGTCGCAATGAGTAAAAATCTTGTTCTGGTAACGGCGTTTGAAGCTATTTCTGAATATTTGAAATATTCACAGGTGTACAGCAGCATTCACGAAGGTGAGGAAGAAAAAGCGTTGAACTTCCATAAGAAAATTTTTGACGCTATCCGGAAAAAAGATGCCAGGCAAGGCGTGAAGATACTTGGACAGCATTTAGATGAAATTTTAGAAACTTCAAAATTATGA
- a CDS encoding Glu/Leu/Phe/Val dehydrogenase, producing MKNVCGILQTAKLNLEQTAVRLKVSDNILNRLLEPKEKIELTLNPTLSDGRHIQVKTYIVKHRDSLGPAKGGIRMSASVTVDDIQGLAMEMTWKTALIGVPFGGGKSGIQFDPVGISQEDKEIIIRSFTRGAMRHIGPEIYVPAPDMGTNEADMGHIRDCLAYSRGQSITNGCYVTGKPIILGGIVGRKEATGRGVAYTVLAACEKLGLDIKQTRIAVQGFGNVGSIAAMELSEFGAKIVAVSDVTGGIKDEHGIDMKHLAGYVKECGQICGYPVAKECTNDDVLTCDCDILVPAATQSVITSDIAKNIKAKIIAEGANSPTIPDADEILAQRNIFIIPDILCNAGGVFVSYLEYTQETQREQMTLEQVNKRLNERMNNRFEQVFDYSQKNKLTMRQAAMDIAVGRVVEATQALGALP from the coding sequence ATGAAAAATGTATGTGGAATTTTACAAACTGCGAAATTGAATCTTGAACAAACAGCGGTCAGGTTGAAAGTTTCTGACAATATACTTAACAGACTTTTAGAGCCCAAAGAAAAAATAGAGTTGACATTAAATCCAACTTTGAGCGACGGCAGGCATATACAAGTTAAGACGTATATCGTTAAGCACAGGGATTCGCTCGGACCGGCCAAGGGCGGGATAAGAATGTCTGCATCTGTAACGGTTGACGACATTCAGGGGCTTGCGATGGAGATGACGTGGAAAACTGCTCTAATAGGCGTGCCTTTCGGCGGCGGCAAAAGCGGCATACAGTTTGACCCGGTCGGAATCAGCCAGGAAGACAAGGAAATAATTATTCGTTCATTTACACGTGGTGCAATGCGGCACATTGGCCCGGAAATTTATGTGCCTGCTCCTGATATGGGTACAAATGAAGCTGATATGGGACATATAAGAGACTGCCTTGCGTATTCCAGAGGCCAATCCATAACTAACGGCTGTTATGTTACAGGCAAACCAATAATACTGGGCGGCATAGTAGGCAGAAAAGAGGCGACTGGAAGAGGTGTTGCATATACAGTTCTTGCTGCGTGTGAAAAGCTCGGACTTGACATAAAACAAACTCGTATAGCTGTGCAGGGCTTTGGCAATGTCGGCTCTATCGCTGCAATGGAACTTTCCGAATTCGGAGCAAAGATAGTGGCTGTCTCGGATGTAACAGGTGGGATAAAAGATGAGCATGGAATTGATATGAAACATTTAGCAGGATACGTAAAAGAATGTGGTCAAATTTGCGGCTATCCTGTGGCAAAGGAATGCACAAATGATGATGTTTTAACATGCGATTGCGATATTCTCGTTCCCGCTGCCACGCAGTCGGTCATAACCAGTGATATAGCCAAAAATATTAAAGCCAAAATTATTGCCGAAGGCGCGAATTCGCCAACTATACCGGATGCTGATGAGATTTTGGCACAAAGGAACATTTTTATTATCCCTGATATTTTGTGCAACGCTGGCGGTGTATTTGTGTCTTATCTGGAATATACGCAGGAAACGCAGCGTGAGCAAATGACACTTGAACAGGTTAATAAAAGACTTAACGAAAGAATGAATAACAGATTTGAACAGGTTTTTGATTATTCACAGAAAAATAAGTTAACAATGCGTCAGGCCGCGATGGATATAGCGGTTGGAAGGGTTGTGGAAGCGACACAGGCGTTAGGTGCACTTCCATAA
- a CDS encoding aspartate aminotransferase family protein, whose amino-acid sequence MAKEFPLESVSVETIETKYRKVSGKIPNDKTIEQIKTLREFEARSMRGQLPVVWDHAQGINVFDAYGNKWLDFSSGVLITNAGHGHPEIVKAIINQASKPLLTTYCFPNLPRIDLVQKLVSIVPKKLNKVFLLSTGAEATECVLKLMRTYGKKVRSEAKNIIVSFTDAFHGRTLGSQQMGPLGTGRAWIKTLDREIVHVPFPDGFRNEDVSFDLFEKTLSKLKINPDNVAGVISETYQGIGPNFMPKEYAQKLRQWCDTYNALLCFDEVQAGFGRCGTMWGFEYYEVVPDLFCMGKGFSSSLPISGVIGRADVMDMYGPNEMTSTHSANPICCVAALANINVIQNEKLVQNSAEVGKVLKSELESIQKEFSDIIGFAPAKGLVGGLLMVKKGTKEPDYDLAWNIVYECYKKGLLLFAPVGIGGGCVKIAPPLCITKDAVIEGCGVIRQAISELHLA is encoded by the coding sequence ATGGCTAAGGAATTTCCACTTGAGTCGGTATCAGTTGAAACAATTGAAACTAAATACAGGAAAGTATCAGGCAAAATCCCGAACGATAAAACGATAGAACAAATTAAAACACTGCGGGAATTTGAAGCACGCAGTATGCGCGGCCAGCTTCCTGTTGTCTGGGACCACGCACAGGGCATAAATGTCTTCGATGCTTATGGGAATAAATGGCTGGATTTTTCATCGGGCGTTTTGATTACAAACGCCGGCCACGGTCATCCTGAAATCGTTAAAGCTATTATAAATCAGGCATCAAAGCCTTTGCTCACGACATATTGTTTTCCGAATCTGCCGAGAATCGATTTGGTTCAGAAGCTTGTGTCAATCGTGCCCAAAAAACTGAATAAGGTATTTCTTTTAAGCACTGGCGCCGAAGCAACTGAATGCGTTTTAAAGTTGATGCGAACTTATGGTAAAAAAGTCCGGTCGGAAGCGAAGAATATTATCGTTTCATTTACGGATGCTTTCCACGGCAGGACGCTCGGCTCGCAGCAGATGGGACCTCTGGGCACAGGAAGAGCGTGGATTAAAACCCTTGATAGGGAAATCGTTCATGTGCCGTTCCCGGACGGTTTCAGAAATGAAGATGTCAGCTTTGACTTGTTTGAAAAGACTCTGTCGAAATTGAAAATAAATCCTGACAATGTCGCAGGTGTAATCAGCGAGACGTATCAGGGAATCGGGCCGAATTTTATGCCGAAAGAATATGCGCAGAAACTTAGACAGTGGTGCGATACTTATAACGCATTACTTTGCTTTGATGAAGTTCAGGCCGGCTTCGGCAGATGCGGCACAATGTGGGGATTTGAGTATTATGAAGTTGTTCCCGATTTATTCTGCATGGGCAAAGGTTTCAGCAGTTCGCTTCCGATTAGCGGCGTGATTGGCCGGGCTGATGTGATGGATATGTATGGTCCGAATGAAATGACAAGTACGCATTCAGCAAATCCGATTTGCTGTGTGGCTGCTTTGGCGAATATCAATGTTATTCAAAACGAAAAACTCGTGCAAAACTCTGCCGAAGTTGGCAAGGTTTTAAAGAGCGAATTGGAATCCATTCAAAAAGAATTTTCTGATATTATTGGTTTTGCACCGGCAAAGGGTTTGGTCGGCGGTTTGCTGATGGTAAAGAAGGGCACAAAAGAGCCTGATTATGATTTAGCATGGAACATTGTATATGAGTGTTATAAAAAAGGCCTTTTGTTATTTGCACCTGTCGGCATTGGCGGTGGGTGTGTAAAAATAGCTCCGCCCCTATGTATAACCAAAGATGCGGTTATAGAAGGATGCGGTGTCATTCGCCAGGCAATTAGCGAGTTACATCTTGCGTAG
- a CDS encoding Gfo/Idh/MocA family oxidoreductase: MSKSQVLVVGGGMITQVQILPSLYHLQRQGIIGDISVCALNSAPLKVLAEDEALKRAFPNQGFKAVPSLDSDPKKNQPDLFKKAIAELPKHSIVVVAMPDQLHYMVLKEAIANDQHIMCVKPLVLKYNQALEIEKEAYEKGLAIGVEYHKRLDDRALFARQQYRDGLFGEFKIGHAEMNEPYYYRHSNFQNWCTCENSDMFTYVGCHYIDQVHFITGLMPKSVSVYGIKDKYPNGNEGYLWTDGRVIWDNGACLHVTDIMGYPDDGPGGNFQGLRMYCAGNGRSGMLVHNDQYRGLEYCYVEKRDGKYYSEPSPDYFKYINLGDGGLTPVGYGYRSIEFILKNINKCLGADLKHRQALLKEFDKQGVMATPANSSYNELVMEAGRLSILNGGKEVEIIYGENAGVKLKN; the protein is encoded by the coding sequence ATGAGTAAATCACAGGTTTTAGTGGTCGGCGGCGGTATGATTACGCAGGTGCAGATACTTCCCTCACTGTATCATTTGCAGAGGCAGGGAATTATTGGTGATATAAGTGTTTGTGCCCTGAATAGTGCGCCGCTGAAAGTATTGGCCGAAGATGAAGCATTAAAAAGAGCTTTTCCGAATCAGGGTTTCAAAGCGGTTCCTTCGCTCGACAGCGACCCGAAGAAAAATCAGCCCGACCTTTTCAAAAAGGCTATTGCCGAATTGCCGAAGCACAGCATTGTTGTAGTGGCGATGCCGGACCAGCTTCATTATATGGTTCTTAAAGAAGCGATTGCCAACGACCAGCATATAATGTGCGTAAAGCCGCTGGTGCTCAAATATAATCAGGCTCTTGAAATTGAAAAAGAGGCTTACGAAAAAGGTCTTGCCATTGGTGTCGAGTATCACAAGCGTCTCGACGACAGGGCTTTGTTTGCACGTCAGCAGTACAGGGACGGTTTGTTTGGCGAATTTAAAATCGGCCACGCAGAAATGAACGAGCCTTATTATTACAGACACTCTAATTTCCAGAACTGGTGTACCTGCGAAAATTCAGATATGTTCACTTATGTCGGCTGTCATTACATCGACCAGGTTCATTTCATTACAGGTCTGATGCCGAAGTCGGTTTCAGTTTACGGAATAAAAGATAAATATCCGAACGGCAACGAAGGGTATCTCTGGACGGATGGCAGAGTAATTTGGGACAACGGCGCATGCCTGCACGTTACTGATATTATGGGCTATCCCGACGACGGTCCCGGCGGAAATTTCCAGGGATTGAGAATGTACTGTGCAGGCAACGGCAGAAGCGGAATGCTTGTTCACAATGACCAATACCGCGGCCTGGAATATTGTTACGTTGAAAAAAGGGACGGCAAATATTATTCCGAGCCGAGTCCGGATTATTTCAAATATATAAATCTCGGCGACGGCGGCCTGACTCCCGTTGGTTACGGCTATCGGTCGATTGAATTTATTTTGAAAAATATTAATAAATGTCTGGGGGCTGATTTGAAACATCGCCAGGCATTGCTGAAGGAATTTGACAAACAGGGTGTTATGGCGACTCCCGCCAACAGCAGTTATAACGAATTGGTTATGGAAGCCGGAAGGCTTTCGATATTAAATGGCGGCAAGGAAGTTGAAATTATCTACGGCGAAAATGCCGGTGTGAAACTTAAAAACTAA